A section of the Phaseolus vulgaris cultivar G19833 chromosome 8, P. vulgaris v2.0, whole genome shotgun sequence genome encodes:
- the LOC137824735 gene encoding uncharacterized protein — protein sequence MLKQWEDLSSFRRTNQNMVGCFCGDFNVVRREDERKGIRGGSSQRKEMSGFNGFIDTNCLVDIPTVGKKYTWFKPNGTAKSRLDRFLVSEEWIQIWPFYKQYVQQRTVSDHYAIVAKYWVKDWGPKPFRSIDAWFLEPGFKAFVQEKWGSYNSQGNSMSSFKEKLKSLKADLKVWNRNVFGCLQTSQRKIQMEIETLDTKDDNEDLEEHYRLKRMELLSQLRMVDSKMDSLSRQEARANWCKFGDMNSKFYHSAIRWRRLKNEVKGVEVRGQWCEELEVVRREAKSLFEKRFTATQDFGVNLGSVEFKCLP from the coding sequence ATGCTCAAACAATGGGAAGATCTATCGTCATTTAGGAGGACCAATCAGAACATGGTTGGTTGTTTTTGTGGAGACTTTAATGTTGTAAGAAGGGAAGATGAAAGGAAAGGTATCAGAGGGGGATCCAGCCAGAGGAAGGAGATGAGTGGCTTTAACGGTTTTATTGATACAAACTGTTTGGTGGACATTCCAACTGTGGGAAAAAAATATACCTGGTTCAAACCAAATGGTACTGCCAAAAGTAGATTAGATAGATTTCTTGTGTCTGAAGAGTGGATTCAGATTTGGCCTTTCTACAAGCAATATGTACAACAAAGAACCGTGTCCGATCACTATGCCATTGTGGCGAAATATTGGGTTAAAGATTGGGGTCCTAAACCCTTTCGATCTATTGATGCATGGTTTCTGGAGCCAGGGTTCAAGGCGTTTGTACAGGAGAAATGGGGCTCATACAATAGCCAGGGAAACAGCATGTctagttttaaagaaaaactaaaatctCTGAAGGCAGATCTCAAAGTGTGGAATAGGAATGTCTTCGGGTGTTTACAGACAAGTCAAAGGAAAATTCAGATGGAAATTGAGACCCTTGATACTAAGGACGATAATGAAGATTTAGAGGAACATTATCGACTAAAGAGAATGGAGTTACTGAGTCAGCTGCGAATGGTTGATAGTAAGATGGATTCCCTCTCAAGACAGGAAGCAAGAGCAAATTGGTGTAAATTTGGGGACATGAACTCCAAATTTTATCATTCGGCTATTAGATGGAGAAGACTCAAGAACGAAGTTAAAGGTGTGGAAGTTAGGGGGCAATGGTGTGAAGAACTGGAAGTAGTGAGAAGGGAAGCTAAGTCTTTGTTTGAAAAAAGGTTCACAGCTACACAAGACTTTGGAGTTAATTTGGGTTCTGTGGAGTTTAAATGCCTTCCCTAA